In Opitutaceae bacterium TAV5, one genomic interval encodes:
- a CDS encoding membrane protein encodes MLQTIARSWWTFLLRGILTIAFGLLAFANPLLAGLSLVLVFGAWALADGIFSLAAAFHGRRSAGHILWLVIIGIVGIAAGVFVFARPGLAMAVVIYWIGWWAICRGIFEIIAAISLRRQIANEWALVLGGVCSVVFGVLVVFSPFAAGIGLIWIAGIYAILVGLFFVVLSLRLRRFARNGAVSTT; translated from the coding sequence ATGCTCCAGACAATCGCCCGTTCCTGGTGGACGTTTCTTCTTCGCGGAATCCTCACCATCGCCTTTGGCCTGCTCGCCTTCGCCAACCCGCTCCTGGCCGGACTTTCGCTCGTTCTCGTGTTTGGCGCCTGGGCGCTCGCGGACGGCATTTTTTCGCTCGCCGCCGCGTTTCACGGACGGCGCAGCGCCGGCCATATCCTGTGGCTGGTGATCATCGGCATCGTCGGCATTGCGGCCGGCGTGTTTGTCTTTGCCCGGCCCGGCCTCGCCATGGCGGTCGTCATTTACTGGATCGGCTGGTGGGCGATCTGCCGCGGCATTTTCGAGATCATTGCCGCGATCAGCCTGCGCAGGCAGATCGCCAACGAATGGGCGCTGGTCCTCGGCGGCGTGTGTTCGGTGGTGTTCGGAGTGCTCGTCGTGTTTTCACCTTTCGCCGCCGGGATCGGGCTGATCTGGATCGCCGGCATTTACGCGATTCTCGTCGGCCTGTTTTTCGTGGTGCTCTCCCTGCGCCTGCGACGCTTCGCCCGCAACGGCGCCGTTTCTACTACCTGA
- a CDS encoding chloride channel protein has protein sequence MFLAGSFAAVVGASLLATFLIKGFAPEAAGGGVLPTKLSFWKDFGYIRLRTGVVKFLASAITLGGGVSLGPEGPVVQVGAAAMSAGAGALGVPKQKRRLFCASGVAAAIAAVFNAPLAAIAFVLEEIIGELSSRLIGGVLLAAVAGALVAHALIGPQPAFQAGALDDPSWWGVLLCPVVAALAGAGGAAFQKGALATRGRMRGLTWLPRWLTPTAGALGTWVLGVLAFWWTGSTGIFGIGYDAVTSAISGDFVWHAALVLAVAKLVASFLAVGSGGCGGIFAPSFFIGGMFGAAVAAGAGLFLPLTGSDKAMLAMAGMCAGFVSVIRTPVTAILLIFEVTHQFVMVPFLLVAALVSQVVSRRLEKEGMYECMMRQDGEDPHRVLPPRDYRKWREMPVGELANFRPVVVSDLSEAGLKTALENYRFNCFPVQGADGTITGLLTRPEAMLALATKQPPKLEPAVWAEASLPLGNAQIRIIDSPSNFLCIGVEEHRKLVGIFTLHDLLRGQETLVESDRG, from the coding sequence GTGTTCCTTGCCGGGTCGTTCGCGGCGGTCGTGGGGGCGAGTTTGCTCGCCACGTTTCTGATCAAAGGGTTTGCGCCGGAGGCGGCCGGTGGCGGGGTGTTGCCGACAAAACTCTCGTTCTGGAAAGATTTCGGTTACATCCGTCTGCGGACCGGCGTGGTGAAATTTCTGGCGTCCGCAATCACGCTCGGCGGCGGCGTGAGCCTGGGGCCGGAAGGGCCGGTGGTGCAGGTGGGCGCGGCGGCGATGTCCGCCGGAGCGGGCGCGCTGGGCGTGCCGAAGCAGAAGCGGCGGCTGTTTTGCGCGAGCGGGGTGGCGGCGGCGATCGCGGCGGTGTTCAACGCTCCACTGGCGGCCATCGCGTTCGTGCTCGAGGAGATCATCGGGGAGCTTTCGAGCCGGCTGATCGGCGGCGTGCTGCTGGCGGCGGTGGCCGGGGCGCTGGTGGCGCACGCGTTGATCGGCCCGCAACCGGCATTCCAGGCGGGCGCGCTCGACGATCCGTCGTGGTGGGGCGTGTTGCTCTGCCCGGTGGTGGCGGCGCTGGCGGGCGCGGGCGGGGCGGCGTTCCAGAAAGGCGCGCTGGCGACGCGCGGACGGATGCGGGGGCTGACGTGGTTGCCGCGCTGGCTGACGCCGACGGCCGGGGCGCTGGGCACATGGGTGCTGGGCGTGCTGGCCTTCTGGTGGACGGGGAGCACGGGGATTTTCGGCATCGGCTACGACGCGGTGACGTCGGCGATTTCGGGCGATTTTGTGTGGCACGCGGCGCTCGTGCTGGCGGTGGCGAAGCTGGTGGCGTCGTTCCTGGCGGTGGGTTCGGGCGGGTGTGGCGGGATCTTCGCTCCGAGCTTTTTTATCGGCGGCATGTTCGGCGCGGCAGTGGCGGCGGGGGCGGGCCTTTTCCTGCCGTTGACCGGTTCGGACAAGGCGATGCTGGCGATGGCGGGCATGTGTGCGGGATTCGTGTCGGTGATCCGCACGCCGGTGACGGCGATCCTCCTGATTTTCGAAGTGACGCACCAGTTTGTGATGGTGCCGTTTCTGCTGGTGGCGGCGCTGGTGAGCCAGGTGGTCAGCCGCCGGCTGGAAAAGGAAGGCATGTACGAGTGCATGATGCGTCAGGATGGCGAGGACCCGCATCGTGTGTTGCCGCCGCGCGATTACCGGAAATGGCGTGAAATGCCGGTGGGCGAGCTGGCGAATTTCCGGCCGGTGGTCGTCTCGGACCTGTCGGAGGCGGGACTGAAAACGGCGCTGGAAAACTACCGGTTCAACTGTTTCCCCGTGCAGGGCGCGGACGGGACGATTACGGGATTGCTGACGCGGCCGGAGGCGATGCTGGCGCTGGCGACGAAACAGCCGCCGAAACTGGAGCCGGCGGTGTGGGCGGAGGCGTCGCTGCCCCTGGGCAACGCGCAGATCCGGATCATCGATTCACCGTCCAATTTCCTCTGCATCGGCGTGGAGGAGCATCGCAAGCTGGTCGGCATTTTCACGCTGCACGACCTGCTGCGCGGGCAGGAAACGCTGGTGGAGAGTGACCGCGGGTAG
- a CDS encoding L-threonine dehydratase biosynthetic IlvA, producing MIDYLQKALTARVYDVAIESPLEKAARLSARLDNTLLLKREDLQSVFSFKLRGAYNKMAQLPPEALARGVVCASAGNHAQGVALAAKRLGTRAVVVMPLTTPQVKVQAVKARGGEVVLYGDAFDDAQAHARELERREGLTFVHPFDDPDVIAGQGTIGLEILRQHQGPLHAVFIAIGGGGLAAGVAACLKRVRPEVKIIGVEPVDAASMHRSLQEGRRVKLDYAGLFADGVAVREVGEETFRLCREYLDEVILVNTDAICAATKDVFDDTRAVLEPAGAVAVAGAKAWVERERITGQTLVAIACGANVNFDRLQFIAERANVGEHREAVLAVTIPEGPGSLKEFCVLVGRRSLTELAYRIAGTQRAHLFVGIQVQGRGEGARFAEYFNRQGFGALDLTDNEAARLHLRHLVGGRSPLAENEVLYRFEFPERPGALMQFLDSLPPRWNVSLFHYRNHGADYGHALVGLQVTDADKPALESCLKTLGYPYRDESDNPACKLFLRHADAR from the coding sequence ATGATCGACTACCTTCAGAAAGCCCTCACCGCGCGCGTCTATGACGTCGCCATCGAGAGCCCCCTCGAAAAGGCCGCGCGTCTTTCGGCGCGGCTCGACAACACGCTCCTGCTCAAACGCGAGGATTTGCAGAGCGTGTTCTCCTTCAAGCTGCGCGGCGCCTACAACAAGATGGCGCAACTGCCGCCCGAGGCGCTGGCCCGCGGCGTGGTCTGCGCCTCGGCGGGCAACCACGCCCAGGGCGTCGCCCTCGCCGCGAAACGGCTCGGCACGCGCGCCGTGGTCGTCATGCCGCTCACGACGCCCCAGGTGAAGGTGCAGGCCGTGAAGGCCCGCGGCGGCGAGGTCGTGTTGTATGGCGACGCGTTCGACGACGCGCAGGCGCACGCCCGCGAACTGGAACGGCGAGAAGGCCTGACGTTCGTGCACCCGTTCGACGATCCCGACGTGATCGCGGGCCAGGGCACGATCGGGCTGGAGATTCTGCGCCAGCACCAGGGGCCGCTGCACGCGGTGTTCATCGCCATCGGCGGCGGCGGGCTCGCGGCGGGCGTCGCGGCCTGCCTCAAGCGCGTGCGGCCCGAGGTAAAAATCATCGGCGTGGAACCGGTGGACGCCGCCTCCATGCACCGTTCGCTCCAGGAGGGCCGGCGCGTGAAACTGGATTACGCGGGGCTTTTTGCCGACGGCGTGGCGGTGCGCGAAGTGGGCGAGGAGACCTTCCGCCTCTGCCGCGAATACCTCGACGAGGTGATTCTGGTGAACACCGACGCGATCTGCGCCGCGACGAAGGACGTGTTCGATGACACGCGTGCGGTGCTCGAACCCGCCGGGGCGGTGGCCGTCGCCGGCGCGAAGGCCTGGGTGGAACGCGAACGGATAACGGGGCAGACACTCGTCGCGATCGCCTGCGGAGCCAACGTCAACTTCGACCGGCTGCAGTTCATCGCAGAGCGCGCCAATGTCGGCGAACACCGCGAGGCCGTGCTCGCCGTGACCATTCCCGAGGGCCCCGGCAGCCTGAAGGAGTTCTGCGTGCTGGTGGGCCGCCGCAGCCTGACCGAGCTGGCCTACCGCATTGCGGGCACGCAGCGGGCGCACCTCTTTGTCGGCATCCAGGTGCAGGGCCGCGGCGAGGGCGCGAGGTTCGCGGAGTATTTCAACCGGCAGGGCTTCGGCGCGCTGGACCTCACCGACAACGAGGCGGCCAGGCTCCACCTGCGGCACCTGGTCGGCGGGCGCTCGCCGCTGGCGGAAAACGAGGTGCTCTACCGCTTCGAATTTCCCGAGCGGCCGGGCGCGTTGATGCAGTTCCTCGATTCGCTGCCGCCCCGGTGGAACGTCAGCCTTTTCCACTACCGCAACCACGGCGCGGACTACGGCCATGCGCTGGTCGGCCTGCAGGTGACGGATGCGGACAAGCCCGCGCTGGAGTCCTGCCTGAAGACGCTCGGCTATCCGTATCGGGACGAGTCCGACAACCCGGCCTGCAAACTTTTCCTGCGCCATGCCGACGCCCGCTGA
- a CDS encoding xanthine permease encodes MRPTTEQFGVDDRPPFGVTFFTAIQHLAAIAPPGLVLPVLVARHARADQATMNAMLAGSMLALGIASLLQCGRWRGGLGSGFLAPAIFTAAYLPPCFHAAERGGLPLVAGMMIFAGACEVLLSRVLGRLRPWLPTEIAGLAVTMIGVVLGILGFRLMFGLPETSAGAGPAMTVGTVIGLCSLAGIFFVNIWGPRPLRIYAVLIVLVVAWAAAAWLGEIDPEALREGFRHGVLGLPRPPLALPQFDAGLAFEFAVTALASSLRTVGDLTTCQKINDPGWQRPDMVSLKRGLLADGLGNMIAGGLGTMGLSPFSGSIGISVATGVKARRVGLAVGIIFIVLAFFPGAIALSTSIPMPVSGAILLFSSCFILINGLQIILSRLLDNRKVLVVGLGLIFGLSRDIFPDFFNHLPLLAPLAASSLAEALLVAILLNFFFRIGTRMRAQLTLAPGDGAVDRVHAFCQAQGGAWAARRDVMQRVTLALAEFAETAGEVVEPGREAEIELAFDEFHIDATIRYAGRALEKADAGPGAAGPDLPEGGELPADLSLRIIGRMADRFTSGRQGGMQWLKLGFEH; translated from the coding sequence ATGCGTCCGACGACCGAGCAGTTTGGCGTCGATGACCGACCTCCGTTCGGCGTCACGTTTTTCACCGCGATCCAGCATCTGGCCGCGATCGCCCCGCCCGGGCTGGTGCTGCCGGTGCTCGTCGCCCGGCACGCCCGGGCCGACCAGGCCACGATGAACGCCATGCTCGCCGGCTCCATGCTGGCGCTGGGCATCGCCAGCCTGCTCCAGTGCGGACGCTGGCGCGGCGGGCTCGGTTCCGGGTTTCTGGCGCCGGCGATCTTCACGGCGGCGTATCTGCCGCCGTGTTTCCACGCGGCCGAGCGGGGCGGCCTGCCGCTGGTCGCCGGCATGATGATCTTCGCCGGGGCGTGCGAGGTCCTGCTGTCGCGCGTGCTGGGCCGGCTGCGGCCCTGGTTGCCGACGGAGATCGCGGGGCTGGCCGTGACCATGATCGGCGTGGTGCTGGGCATACTGGGTTTCCGCCTGATGTTCGGCCTGCCGGAGACCAGTGCCGGGGCCGGGCCGGCGATGACGGTCGGCACGGTGATCGGGCTTTGCTCGCTGGCGGGCATCTTTTTCGTGAACATCTGGGGGCCGCGTCCGCTGCGCATTTATGCGGTGCTGATCGTGCTGGTCGTGGCCTGGGCGGCGGCGGCGTGGCTGGGCGAGATCGATCCGGAGGCGTTGCGCGAGGGTTTCCGTCACGGCGTGCTCGGGCTGCCGCGGCCGCCGCTGGCGCTGCCGCAGTTCGACGCCGGGCTGGCCTTCGAATTCGCGGTGACGGCGCTGGCCTCGAGCCTGCGCACGGTGGGCGACCTCACCACCTGCCAGAAAATCAACGACCCCGGCTGGCAGCGTCCCGACATGGTCTCGCTCAAGCGCGGGCTGCTGGCCGACGGTCTGGGCAACATGATCGCCGGCGGGCTCGGCACGATGGGGCTGAGCCCGTTCTCCGGCAGCATCGGGATCTCGGTCGCGACCGGGGTGAAGGCGCGCCGCGTGGGCCTTGCGGTCGGGATCATCTTCATCGTGCTGGCGTTCTTCCCCGGCGCGATCGCGCTGTCCACGTCGATCCCCATGCCGGTCTCGGGTGCGATCCTGCTGTTTTCCTCGTGCTTCATTCTGATCAACGGCCTGCAGATCATCCTCTCGCGGCTGCTGGACAACCGGAAGGTGCTGGTCGTCGGCCTGGGGCTGATTTTCGGCCTCAGCCGCGACATCTTCCCGGATTTTTTCAACCACCTGCCGCTGCTGGCTCCGCTGGCCGCCTCGTCGCTGGCGGAGGCGCTGCTCGTGGCCATCCTGCTCAATTTCTTTTTCCGGATCGGCACGCGGATGCGGGCGCAACTGACCCTGGCACCCGGCGACGGCGCGGTGGATCGCGTGCACGCGTTTTGCCAGGCACAGGGCGGGGCGTGGGCGGCCCGGCGCGACGTGATGCAGCGGGTGACGCTGGCGCTGGCGGAGTTTGCCGAAACCGCGGGCGAGGTGGTCGAGCCGGGGCGGGAGGCGGAGATCGAACTCGCGTTCGACGAGTTTCACATCGACGCGACCATCCGCTACGCCGGCCGGGCTTTGGAGAAGGCCGACGCCGGGCCTGGTGCCGCCGGGCCGGATCTGCCGGAGGGCGGCGAACTGCCCGCCGATCTCTCGCTGCGGATCATCGGCCGCATGGCGGACAGGTTCACCAGCGGCCGGCAGGGCGGGATGCAGTGGCTGAAGCTGGGCTTCGAGCACTGA
- a CDS encoding ABC transporter substrate-binding protein, which yields MLAILKRLSLALLLIAGSAALLLFSDLDSRKQPAGSPSAGPDNAATPAGKKWKIAVIFYNETPSVEQVLEGMAAAWKRSPLLAGRDYDLRQSSAQGDMATLNTLIDAALTDGADLVVPITTPALQAAVQRVRRIPIVFSLVASPAAAGAGASDTDHLPNLTGVAVPAPCDEALGLIRKHFPGFRRIGSIYCPAEANSVAMKESLEEACRRHGFALELVAANTANDLPDAALALVSRPVDAVLQIPDNLSSSGFAAITRAARQARKPLLSLDNAAIPLGAAFTFGRDQRDAGAATVALIERVIRGEDPARIPIHPAKITTSASPANAAAVGLTLPPGLLAETGQILK from the coding sequence ATGCTGGCCATCCTGAAACGCCTCTCACTCGCCCTTCTGCTCATCGCAGGCTCCGCCGCGCTGCTGCTGTTCTCGGATCTCGATTCGCGCAAGCAGCCCGCCGGTTCACCTTCGGCCGGCCCGGACAACGCCGCGACTCCCGCCGGCAAAAAGTGGAAAATCGCCGTCATCTTTTACAACGAGACCCCCTCCGTCGAACAGGTGCTCGAGGGCATGGCCGCCGCCTGGAAGCGCAGTCCGCTCCTCGCCGGTCGCGATTACGATCTCAGGCAGAGCAGCGCGCAGGGCGACATGGCCACGCTCAACACCCTGATCGACGCCGCGCTCACCGACGGCGCCGACCTGGTCGTGCCGATCACCACACCCGCCCTCCAGGCCGCCGTCCAGCGCGTCCGGCGCATCCCCATCGTGTTTTCCCTCGTGGCCAGCCCGGCGGCCGCGGGGGCCGGCGCCAGCGACACCGATCACCTGCCCAACCTCACCGGCGTCGCCGTGCCCGCGCCGTGCGACGAAGCCCTCGGACTCATCCGGAAACACTTCCCCGGCTTCCGGCGGATCGGCAGCATTTATTGTCCCGCCGAAGCCAACTCCGTCGCGATGAAAGAAAGCCTCGAGGAGGCGTGCCGCCGGCACGGCTTCGCGCTCGAACTCGTGGCGGCCAACACCGCCAACGATCTCCCCGACGCCGCGCTCGCGCTCGTCTCGCGTCCCGTCGATGCCGTGCTCCAGATCCCCGACAATCTTTCCTCCTCCGGCTTTGCCGCGATCACACGCGCCGCGCGCCAGGCGCGCAAACCGCTGCTCAGCCTGGACAACGCGGCCATTCCGCTCGGCGCCGCCTTCACGTTCGGCCGCGACCAGCGCGATGCCGGTGCGGCCACCGTCGCGCTGATCGAGCGCGTGATCCGGGGCGAAGACCCGGCGCGCATCCCCATCCATCCGGCGAAAATCACCACCTCCGCCAGCCCCGCCAACGCCGCCGCCGTCGGCCTGACCCTGCCGCCCGGGTTGCTCGCCGAGACCGGCCAGATCCTGAAATAA
- a CDS encoding anti-sigma factor antagonist: MDISRHKTGNRLTLRLVGRLDANWCNHVQDALAAAVRDGEHHLFLDMAGVGYISSAGLRVLLSFYKQLRAINGRFGVVRSSPATRSVIELAGLDLLFAADPEATPADGETGSAHASASARYELFRQETLPAAMRLALVGDAGVLHHGADPARVLPAGFGAHAFALGVGALGTTWADCAPRFGEFLAVAGVAAFQPSDDSSRPDFAVSQGAFVPEGRLLAGLSGEGAFPLLARFEATAGARTVGLAELAGAALELAAAPAAAFVALAETAGLVGAALRRSPAPPDAGERFAFPQIRDWLSFTSERAFRDSTSLLVGVVARPGTPLDPLLRPLGRDSGLHAHVHAAAFPYRPLRKGRIEQKAAVTELFDGHALQAVLHLLADPREFNGAGESAFYRGALWIAPVQSQITNPES, encoded by the coding sequence ATGGACATCTCCCGCCACAAAACCGGCAACCGGCTCACCCTCCGACTCGTCGGCCGGCTCGACGCCAACTGGTGCAACCACGTCCAGGATGCCCTCGCCGCCGCCGTGCGCGACGGCGAGCACCACCTCTTCCTCGACATGGCCGGCGTCGGCTACATCAGCTCCGCCGGCCTGCGCGTGCTGCTCTCGTTCTACAAACAACTGCGCGCCATCAACGGCCGGTTCGGCGTCGTACGCAGCTCGCCGGCCACGCGCTCCGTCATCGAACTCGCCGGGCTCGACCTGCTCTTCGCCGCCGATCCCGAAGCGACCCCCGCGGACGGTGAAACGGGCTCCGCGCACGCCTCCGCCAGCGCCCGCTACGAACTCTTCCGCCAGGAGACGCTTCCCGCCGCCATGCGCCTCGCCCTCGTCGGCGACGCCGGCGTGCTGCACCACGGCGCCGACCCGGCGCGCGTGCTGCCGGCCGGGTTCGGCGCCCACGCCTTCGCGCTCGGCGTCGGCGCGCTCGGGACCACCTGGGCCGACTGCGCGCCCCGCTTCGGCGAGTTCCTCGCCGTGGCCGGCGTGGCCGCGTTCCAGCCCTCCGACGACTCCAGCCGGCCCGACTTCGCCGTGAGCCAGGGCGCCTTCGTGCCCGAAGGCCGGCTGCTCGCCGGACTGTCCGGCGAAGGCGCGTTCCCGCTGCTCGCCCGCTTCGAGGCCACCGCCGGGGCGCGCACGGTCGGGCTCGCCGAACTGGCGGGCGCCGCGCTCGAACTCGCCGCCGCGCCCGCCGCGGCATTCGTCGCCCTCGCCGAAACCGCCGGCCTCGTCGGCGCCGCGCTGCGCCGGTCGCCCGCGCCCCCGGATGCCGGGGAGCGCTTCGCGTTTCCGCAAATCCGCGACTGGCTCTCGTTCACCAGCGAACGCGCGTTCCGCGACTCGACGTCGCTCCTCGTCGGCGTCGTCGCCCGGCCCGGCACGCCGCTCGACCCGCTGCTGCGCCCGCTCGGCCGCGACTCCGGGCTCCACGCGCATGTGCACGCCGCGGCGTTTCCCTACCGCCCGCTGCGCAAAGGCCGCATCGAACAAAAAGCCGCCGTGACCGAACTCTTCGACGGCCACGCCCTCCAGGCCGTGCTCCACCTCCTCGCCGACCCCCGCGAATTCAACGGTGCCGGCGAAAGCGCCTTTTACCGCGGCGCGCTCTGGATCGCGCCGGTCCAATCGCAAATCACAAATCCGGAATCGTAA
- a CDS encoding ABC transporter permease produces MTLLLGALTIGLILSLLALGVLVSFRVFSIPDITTDGSITFGAAIAATLLVHGVNPVLATLAGAAGGALAGAITGLIHTKFGINSLLAGILVMTALYSVNLHVMGRSNVPLMQAHTFASYSEALGATLFRGPTINVLGWPVNSADAAMLLLALGGAVLGGAALFAFFRTHIGTAMRATGDNPQMIRALGANVEGYIILGLALSNGLVALAGALLAQYQGFADAQMGIGMIVWGLASVIIGEALTGTRSLGLTIAGTIMGSVLFRLLVAVALRWGLNPNDLKLITALFVFAALVLPGLLKKLRRRTVTRTA; encoded by the coding sequence ATGACTCTCCTCCTCGGCGCTCTCACCATCGGCCTGATCCTTTCGCTGCTCGCACTGGGCGTGCTCGTGTCGTTCCGCGTCTTCTCCATCCCCGACATCACCACCGACGGCTCGATCACCTTCGGCGCCGCCATCGCCGCGACGCTGCTCGTCCACGGCGTCAACCCCGTCCTGGCCACCCTCGCCGGTGCGGCGGGTGGCGCGCTCGCTGGCGCGATCACCGGCCTGATCCACACGAAATTCGGCATCAATTCCCTGCTTGCGGGCATCCTCGTGATGACCGCCCTCTACTCGGTCAACCTCCACGTGATGGGCCGCAGCAACGTGCCGCTCATGCAGGCGCACACCTTCGCCAGCTACAGCGAGGCGCTGGGCGCGACGCTCTTCCGCGGCCCGACGATCAACGTCCTCGGCTGGCCGGTGAACTCGGCCGACGCCGCCATGCTGCTCCTCGCGCTTGGCGGCGCGGTGCTCGGCGGCGCGGCGCTCTTCGCGTTCTTCCGCACCCACATCGGCACCGCCATGCGCGCCACCGGCGACAACCCGCAGATGATCCGCGCGCTCGGCGCCAACGTCGAAGGCTACATCATCCTCGGCCTCGCGCTCTCCAACGGCCTCGTCGCCCTCGCCGGCGCCCTCCTCGCGCAGTATCAGGGTTTCGCCGACGCGCAGATGGGCATCGGCATGATCGTGTGGGGCCTCGCCAGCGTGATCATCGGCGAGGCGCTCACCGGCACGCGCAGCCTCGGCCTCACCATCGCCGGCACGATCATGGGTTCGGTCCTCTTCCGCCTGCTCGTCGCGGTCGCCCTGCGCTGGGGCCTCAACCCCAACGACCTCAAGCTCATCACCGCCCTCTTCGTCTTTGCCGCGCTCGTCCTCCCCGGCCTGCTGAAGAAACTCCGCCGCCGCACCGTCACCCGCACTGCCTGA
- a CDS encoding ABC transporter ATP-binding protein, whose protein sequence is MLTLTGLRKTFNPGTVNEVRALRGVDLAIDDGSFVIVLGMNGSGKSTLLNAVAGSFPVDEGRIELAGHDVTRWPEHRRARLIGRVFQNPFSGTAPGMSIAENFALASARGHPRGLGRALSPRLTKPLRERIASLRMGLEDRLDNAIGSLSGGQRQALTLLMATWLRPHLLLLDEHTAALDPKSADQVITLSDGIVRRDKLTTLMVTHSMQQAVSLGDRIIMMHRGRVLHDFRGADKKRLRPEDLLDRFDEVRRREQLDDSAAAMLRDLYV, encoded by the coding sequence ATGCTCACGCTCACCGGCCTCCGCAAGACCTTCAACCCCGGCACCGTCAACGAAGTCCGCGCCCTCCGGGGCGTGGACCTCGCCATCGACGACGGCTCGTTCGTGATCGTCCTCGGCATGAACGGCTCCGGCAAATCCACGCTCCTCAACGCCGTCGCCGGCTCTTTTCCCGTGGACGAAGGCCGCATCGAACTCGCCGGGCACGACGTCACCCGCTGGCCCGAGCACCGGCGCGCGCGCCTCATCGGCCGCGTCTTCCAAAATCCCTTCAGCGGCACCGCGCCCGGCATGTCCATCGCCGAGAATTTCGCCCTCGCCTCGGCCCGCGGACACCCGCGCGGGCTCGGCCGGGCGCTTTCGCCGCGCCTGACAAAACCCCTGCGCGAACGCATCGCCTCGCTCAGGATGGGCCTCGAGGACCGCCTCGACAACGCCATCGGCTCGCTCTCCGGCGGCCAGCGCCAGGCGCTCACCCTGCTCATGGCGACCTGGCTCCGCCCGCACCTGCTGCTGCTCGACGAGCACACGGCCGCGCTCGATCCGAAGAGCGCGGACCAGGTCATCACACTCAGCGACGGGATCGTGCGCCGCGACAAGCTCACCACGCTCATGGTCACGCACTCGATGCAGCAAGCCGTCAGCCTCGGCGACCGCATCATCATGATGCACCGCGGCCGCGTCCTGCACGACTTCCGCGGGGCCGATAAAAAACGCCTGCGCCCCGAGGATCTGCTCGACCGCTTCGACGAAGTGCGCCGCCGCGAACAGCTCGACGATTCCGCCGCCGCCATGCTGCGCGATCTGTATGTCTGA
- a CDS encoding anti-sigma factor antagonist: MASLDTDFFQHEAGPLTIRLAGRLDGNSAPAFGRRLAEHLSATATGVVLDASGLEFISSAGLRELMTLAKKLRQNQAKAVLAGVTPLVNEVLEISGMNPLFLHAADQTEALRRLADNSDGPPDRLFAGGAKA, from the coding sequence ATGGCATCACTCGACACGGATTTTTTTCAGCACGAAGCCGGCCCCCTGACGATCCGGCTGGCCGGCCGGCTCGACGGCAACTCGGCTCCGGCCTTCGGTCGCCGGCTCGCGGAACACCTGTCCGCGACGGCCACCGGCGTAGTCCTCGACGCGAGCGGACTGGAATTCATCAGCAGCGCCGGGCTGCGCGAGCTGATGACGCTGGCGAAAAAGCTGCGCCAGAACCAGGCGAAGGCCGTGCTCGCCGGCGTGACGCCTCTCGTAAACGAAGTGCTGGAAATCTCGGGCATGAACCCGCTCTTTCTCCACGCGGCCGACCAGACCGAGGCGCTGCGCCGTCTCGCGGACAACAGCGACGGGCCGCCGGACCGGTTGTTTGCCGGCGGCGCCAAGGCATGA
- a CDS encoding anti-sigma regulatory factor, whose translation MKHRLRSVFTRTGNDCLHHRSTPCVDRPHPATPPLTQARQQVLTLRNDLAELPRLAAFIDAFCAPLRPGDQDTLALQLALEETVTNVINHGYRDGLPHTFNVTLSADDSRRITVMVDDDAPAFDPLARPPVDTGAPLEARPVGGLGIHLVRKLVDRARYERRDGRNILTLERTLRPLS comes from the coding sequence ATGAAGCATCGGCTGCGGTCCGTTTTCACACGCACAGGAAATGATTGTCTCCACCACCGTTCGACGCCATGCGTGGACCGACCACATCCTGCCACCCCCCCCTTGACTCAGGCCCGCCAACAAGTCCTCACCCTGCGCAACGACCTCGCGGAGTTGCCACGGCTCGCGGCGTTCATCGACGCGTTTTGCGCCCCGCTGCGACCGGGCGACCAGGACACGCTCGCGCTCCAGCTCGCCCTGGAGGAGACGGTGACCAACGTCATCAACCATGGCTACCGCGACGGCCTGCCCCATACCTTCAACGTCACGCTCTCGGCCGACGACAGCCGCCGGATCACCGTCATGGTGGACGACGACGCGCCCGCCTTCGACCCGCTGGCCCGCCCGCCCGTCGATACCGGCGCGCCGCTCGAAGCGCGCCCCGTCGGCGGCCTCGGCATCCACCTCGTGAGAAAGCTGGTGGACCGCGCGCGCTACGAACGCCGCGACGGGAGGAACATCCTCACCCTCGAACGCACTCTCCGCCCCCTTTCCTGA
- a CDS encoding anti-anti-sigma factor: MDITEKQLDSATVLALAGRLDGLSSPALEQKIDALLASGLRQLVFDCAALSYVSSAGLRVFLGAAKKFKSAGGVAAFAALTPAVSEVFELSGFNSVLSVHPGVDQAVAALR, translated from the coding sequence ATGGACATCACCGAAAAACAACTGGATTCCGCCACGGTACTGGCCCTCGCGGGCCGGCTCGACGGGCTGAGCAGCCCCGCCCTGGAACAGAAGATCGACGCGTTGCTGGCCTCCGGCCTCCGGCAGCTCGTCTTCGATTGCGCCGCGCTCTCCTACGTGAGCAGCGCCGGGCTCCGCGTCTTCCTCGGCGCGGCGAAAAAATTCAAGTCGGCGGGCGGCGTCGCCGCCTTCGCCGCGCTCACCCCCGCCGTCAGCGAGGTGTTCGAACTCTCCGGCTTCAACAGCGTCCTCTCTGTCCACCCCGGCGTCGACCAGGCGGTCGCCGCGCTGCGTTGA